Proteins co-encoded in one Coraliomargarita parva genomic window:
- a CDS encoding fumarylacetoacetate hydrolase family protein, with amino-acid sequence MRIVRLLSESGPCYAVEREGHYSLCTGSLAEGFTPTDVPVESLGLLAPVEPTVIFAIGLNYREHAEEMSKPIPEYPVVTMKNLSSLQAPGGAIELPVHLPSDQVDYECELAVVIGKPCKNASKETALDYVAGYTAANDVSARDWQQIYSGGQWCKGKSFDTFCPLGPALVTADEIPDPDNLVIRTELNGECVQASNTSDMIFSVAELIAFLSGSMTLPAGTLILTGTPPGVGIARKPQRFLQAGDEVTIEIEKIGRLTNPVVLEPMC; translated from the coding sequence ATGCGTATTGTTCGTCTATTATCCGAATCCGGTCCATGCTATGCCGTGGAACGGGAAGGGCACTACTCCCTCTGTACGGGGTCACTGGCCGAAGGTTTTACACCGACGGATGTTCCGGTGGAGTCGCTCGGCCTGTTGGCTCCGGTCGAGCCGACGGTGATTTTTGCCATCGGGCTGAACTACCGCGAGCATGCGGAGGAAATGAGCAAGCCGATTCCGGAGTACCCGGTTGTCACGATGAAGAACCTGTCCAGTTTGCAGGCTCCCGGCGGGGCCATCGAACTGCCGGTGCATTTGCCCAGCGATCAGGTGGACTACGAGTGCGAGTTGGCGGTTGTGATCGGGAAGCCCTGTAAAAATGCGAGCAAGGAGACCGCGCTCGACTATGTCGCCGGGTATACTGCCGCGAATGACGTCAGTGCGCGTGACTGGCAGCAGATTTACAGCGGGGGGCAGTGGTGCAAGGGGAAGTCGTTCGATACCTTCTGTCCGCTGGGGCCGGCCTTGGTCACTGCCGATGAAATTCCCGATCCGGACAATCTGGTCATCCGTACGGAACTGAACGGCGAATGTGTGCAGGCCTCCAATACCTCGGATATGATCTTCTCCGTCGCCGAGCTCATTGCCTTCCTCAGCGGCAGTATGACCTTGCCCGCCGGTACATTGATCCTGACCGGTACGCCGCCCGGAGTGGGCATCGCCCGGAAGCCGCAGCGTTTTCTTCAGGCGGGCGACGAAGTGACGATCGAAATCGAGAAGATTGGTCGTCTGACGAATCCCGTTGTTCTGGAACCGATGTGCTGA